The nucleotide sequence gctttgggttcatctccatatcatcttcaaatgaccgactttcgttttcaaattctagaaagaaactaacaaaattttataacaaaataatgaatcttaaatgaccatatgagcacaaaaaaaacatgctgagaactattcggatgaaccagaaggaacaaaacaaacatggacatacgtattttaaacttgattataacaaagaacacttaaagtaattaatttatttaacactatgctaaagagaaagttgtagtatcaccactataacttctacagtaccattttgaagtagaggaagttgaatcttcacatggttaatttaagaaaatatgcagccaataatataaactgaagataagatccttccactaacgcaatctttttttttttttacatcttaatgttgacaaattgttcaacttcacatacttctttaaatttcaaaatatgaacatggtgctacatgagcttgaaatttaaaagtaaacaaaacaatacctgctggttacaagtcatgagccaagaaaaaaaaagtaaaaaaaaaaagaagaaaaaacgagacagagtcatgaacatactaaaataacATTAACATTTGCAAATAtcaattcactcaatcaaagaaacatcattcattcgaacagattaaatacgaaagaaactttatcaaaagaaccaaatcaatttatttctgcttcaataaagatgctccgacattttttaactcaagagcttgaattacatacctacaagagagtgaattcaaatgaataaaatctgaaagttgtagagtcaatacagcagcaacaacaaaatcactatcaactcttcttcaaacccaagattcaaggcccgaaacattgaaagaaaaatttaatgaaaattttcaacctaaatttctctcctccctctctcttcttttttttctcctctttttttcttctcaaattttctcttctatttatagcaaatttttcagatttttttgaaaaaaatattttattattttattatttttaaattaaaagaaatctcacttacaaattgcttttattatttttataaaaaaaatcccacctttctttacttttattttttaaattccaactttaattacttttatcttatttaaaattctactttttttaatttttaaaagagaattccacttatttaacttttcttaaaaaaacaatccactttcttttgcttttcttttaaaactgctactttcttttactttaattttttttaaattttcagatacctttatatttgttttttaattccaactttcttttactttttatttttttaaaattttcacaaaactttacttttatttttttaattttcaactttcttttactttttaaaagagaattccacctacttttacttttattttttttattcaatacttctctttttcttattttttaaataactcttgaaaattaaaaaaaatagtaatattttttcggaatttttttattattttaaaataaaaataaaaataaaataatattaatagtaataattcaccttttaaattttgtatttttaccctataataaaaagtgtaacaaagctaaaaattgtatGTTAAAACccttaaaatatttacatagaagaagtgataagaaattaaatattatcaaaaattaggtgttcacaatcatagtccctgagggtgatgggtaagagttatttgttatttttacgtTTATTGTTTTGTACAATTTGTACTAacatattaatgtattttttttttattaaattgcaggttcatcccgagtaatattactacgaggattatcaccaaagccaccagaaagctttatgatggcactacgaaggagcaaattttcaatcaatttaaggtataaatgttcttttaagcagtataattatttatatttatgatatttctatataatatttaacttttgaaatacagagcaagtgtgtatgggaacaccgctatagcgcggaagtggctgcaaattttcatcaCAAAGCTCGCAAGCAATTGTCGCATAGTTTCTCCAAAGCTAGAAAGTTGAACCAGTAGCCTGACTGGTTGCTTCAAAATTTATTGgaggatttgcaaaggcaatggcttaccgcaaagttcttagagaagagcaaaaaaggaaagaaagctcgcgcatctgagaagggaggctccttgcacactggaggtgcgatcagcctagggaaaataaaaagaagattggtacgtaattgcttgatttattttaattttcaaagtatatctattctgtttattaactaaaatttatgagttttcatgaaaagaagttggggcgtccaatgaaccaagatgagctattcaaggaaaCTCATattataaagaagaagaaagagacggatcaagaaaggtgggGCGAGGGCTGAGCCTCGActgtacatgtaagttttcacttttcattaagtattttgatttacttttatataaatttgaaatactaattcaatgtaatttttcttatagggtCACTTCCCAGTTGACGTGGAGGAATTCATATgcagtcagccacctaatgagtcgggtGAGCCAATCCAACcatcggacgaggatgctgaaagaatgtgGACGGAGGCtgctggcggtccaaaatgggggaaggtatacgggcttcctactaagaaatttcatcgctataagtgtgAATGCAAGGAATAACAACTTCCTCGCAAGGCGATCAACTTgatggggagagcctctccgttatgcgggagactgtgacaaagctcacatccgagctagaagcggccaaggaaagagaaaagcttagagatgctcagtacattggcatgcaagctcagtaCCAGGGCATGCAAGAGCAGCTCAAATCTCTCCTAGCTTCTGGAGCTTTTCCgattccccggtctcgtgagtcatcgctAGAGACTCGACTTGAACGTGAGCGTTCCTTCCGTCCTCCCCGtgctcgttcctcccgtcctccccgtgatcgttcttcccgtcctcGACAAGTAGACCCTTCTGCATAACGTCTTGttgatgaaagttcatcagacggtgatgataatgatgttgtacaaaacactccttgacttttatatactttgaactagacaaatagaaccgatTTTGAACTAGgtgtaataagcgttaacttagtttaatttgttagttctattgaactttaaatTGTTGGTTTTAATGTGTTTTTtgaattgtgttgttgttgtgttgttgttgtggtggtggtggtggtggtggtggtgttgTTGGATTGTTGtggagattttggtattgaaattgtagtttatgaattgaattaTATTGTTATTTAGGGAATTTGGTATGCTAACAGGTGGTGTAGCTaccaaaacaggcagtttctgccaaaattaTACCCAGAaaagcaaccaaagttggtcgcttttctatttaaaaaaatattttctgggcAAGATTGGTCGCTAATTAACCCAGATTTCCTAAAaagcaaccaactttggtcgctattctaTTAAAAATAATTCTAGAAATTAGGGACCAATTTTGGTAgtttatgttttaaaaaaaaaaaccgaccaattttggtcgctatttttcagattttaaaatataacatttgatttacagaccaaagttggtcgttatattttgaataataataaaaaaaaaacgtaatttaaatatagagaccaactttggtcgctaaatttatattattaaaatattaaagcgcccaaagttggtcggtatattgtttacccggaatatttggtccttttaccttagagaccaaagttggtcgctaaattagcgaccaactttggtctctaaggtagGACCAGCAAAATAGCGACCAAGTTAGTTTGGACGCTTTTTGGTCGTTTTGTAACttgtaagcgaccaactttggtcgctttttgttgtCGCTTTtttccgaatttctagtagtgtaaagACCACAACTGATGAGCTGCTAAGGGTTGAAATATGTCGTGAGCCATGAAGTGTTAAGATTTCTAAGTTGGTCACAAGCCCAATGTTTGTAGATCATGTGGACAATTTGGGAGACGAAACCTTGTTCTTGTGTGAGTGTGGTTCCATGTCTGTTTTGGCTTCCAACCTTTTGGGATGTAAATCAAATTCCATATACTATATTGAGAGTGGATACTATTCATTAAGTTCTTGTAATGATCTGAACATAATTGACCTTCAAGATGGCAGCGTCCGCACCCTTATTTCTTTCAACGAGCCACGTATTAGTAGTCATGACTCGATGATTCCACCGGCCTCATTCATCATTCCTATTCCAAAGTTTACTACTTGACAGGTTTGCATACACATATATAGTTAGCTGCACATAACATGTAGTACTGCATTTGAACTTTATTATTGTTCTTAGTATCGATCAGTCTATTGAAATTTGTATAAGTCGGAATGTTTTATGGTGTTCTGTTGGAGAATGACCTCGGAATTCTTATTTGTACAAATGGTGCTTCGAGCTCGGAACGAGCATGAAGAGATTAACATACTTCTTTATAGTTTGAGTTGCTCTGCTGACTGCTGGATAGGTCGCCCAAGATCTTTGGTCTTTATTCGGATCCAATGAAAAAAATGGAATCAAATTCTTATGGACTCGTTGAGAATGATTTTGATCTAATTCATGGCCTACTAGAAGTAAAAGGTGCTCTAGTGGGATCTTCACAGACATTCGAGTAATATTCTTTCTTCGGCCCCAGGTGCCAGTGGAGCTTTGAGGTACCGAGTTCATCTTAATATTTGTCCTTTTATCTTAATTACTCTCGTCAaagatttttcttcttctaacaAGACCATTAATATTATAAATCACATTGCATAGTTGTTCATTCCTCTCGAaacgagggtctttcggaaactaCCTCTTTACCTTCCctggtaggggtaagatctgtgtacacattaccctcctcaGACCTCACTTGTTGGATTCCACTGGGTTGATGTTGTTGTCATTGTTATTGCATAGTTGTTCATGTTAAATATCCCATCACGTTAAATTTTTCATTTCCATGCACTTCCTTTGGCTAATTTCTAGTCCAACTCCTTTATAACAAATGAATGTGAAATATAATAAGCCATCTAATGACATGGTATGAGATCCATATAGACGTTCTCCTATTGATTGGTGACTACAATTAAGGACCAGGCTATCCGTTTCTGTACACAGTTTAAATTTGGCATAGAAGGACTAGAATTTTGGCATACATGTCCAAAGAATACAATAATTTTTGGAGTCAAGCTGCAGATCCAAATCAGTGTTCCACTTCTgctaattaaaaaaagaaagataatgTAACTTTTTACCGATTCAACAACTAGCTGAAACGGCAAACTAAAGGTAACAATTTTTAACTTTCCCTTGTGACTGATGCTTTAACATCCATCTATTAATGAACCTATATTTAAACTGCATACCATTCTAGCACACTAAGTTCTAATTAACAAATCTCAACTTCATGGAGTTctccaaaattttaatttcaatttGTGCTTTTCAAGCCTTAGTACTTTTTCTCTCACCAATTCATGCAACACCTGGAAATTCCAACATATTCAGGGAATACATTGGAGCAGAGTTCAAGAATGTCAAGTTTACTGATGTCCCCATTCACTAACGTCGACTTTCACTTCATTCTCTCCTTTGCCATTGACTACACTCCTTCTGCATCTCCCACCAATGGTCAATTCAACATTTTTTGGGACACAGATAATCTTACCCCTTCTTCTGTTTCATCCATCAAAACCCAACACTCGAATGTTAAAGTAGCATTGAGTTTAGGAGGAGACAGTGTTGGAGGAAGTAGCGCCTATTTCAACCCTTCTTCTGTTGATTCTTGGGTTTCAAATGCAGTCTCTTCTCTTAGTGATATAATTAAGCAATACAATTTGGATGGGATAGATATCGACTATGAACATTTTCAAGCTGATCCTGATACATTTACAGAGTGCATAGGCAGACTTATTACAACACTCAAGAATAATGGAGTCATTTCCTTTGCCTCAATAGCTCCatttgatgatgatgaagttCAAAGTCATTATCAGGCGCTATGGAAAAGCTACGGTCACATTATAGACTATGTTAATTTCCAATTTTACGCGTATGATGAGGGAACTACTGTGTCTCAATTCATGAACTATTTTGCTACACAAAGATCCAATTATGAAGGGGGAAAGATGTTGGCTAGTTTCAGCACTGATGGGAGTGGGGGATTATCTCCAGATAATGGATTTTTCACAGCGTGTAGTAAGCTGAAAAGTAAAGGAGAGTTGGCTGGGATATTTGTGTGGAGTGCTGATGATTCTAAATCTAATGGTTTCAAATATGAGAAACAATCACAAGCATTGTTGGCCATATCCCACTAATGCTTTAATCTTTGTTGGCATTTCGTATGCAATATTGTAATGGTCATATAAATCTAAAGTTATGCTCCTCTTTGTTTGTACAAAATTATGAGTATTTGATATATACTACTATGTGGTTTATGAATATTTTGTGCTTAATCTGAAAGAGAAAGAAACGCTGATATTGATGAATAATTAGATAATGTCATGAGTTTAATTTTGTGTGGTTGACTCTTACAGAGTCAGGACCAACTGATGCTATGCTTATAATTAGTGTAGAATATTTGGTGGTATATCAAGAGGAAGGATCTATAAGATTGCAAAGGAGTCCACAGGCAAGTCCACGTATAGCCATTCTCAGGAATGCTATTAAAGATTAGTCAATACATATTTTGTCAtaaaattttaaactaataaTCTTAACTTCGAGACAATCCGGGACAATTTTTGTTCTGAAAAATTGAATTGAAAAGCTAAAATTCAAGGCGCACcggctaattcctaaatagcagccCTTTAGAGTGGCTACCTAATGTCATTTCTACAAGGAGTCAATGGGACTAGGATAGCCCAAAAGTCCAATATAGTTAAGACGAAAGTGAGGTataaataacttcagccctcTTTCTcttcctccttcgttttcttcttcttcttctctcggTCATAATATATCTCCAACCCGTTTTGCTTTTACAAAACAAATTTATCCAAATGCATTTATATCAGTTCTttgaagtttttttttatattatttagcATAAAGATGAGACTTGAACATTAATTATAATTGTAATAAATAGGACCATGAATGAATTGAGGGATCATGTGATCGTAATTGTTTCCATTGTATTTTCCTGAAACAGTTACCATGTTGCTACTGAGTTGCAGGTAGTTGAAGTTCTAACAGAGTCCTGAAATTTTACAAATGAATTAAagaacttcagctttagagctgaagttcgacagttacaaaacaaaaacttcagttctagagctgaagtttgccagttacaaaaacaaaaacttcaactctagaactgaagtttgttagttacaaaataaaaacttcagctctaggtcagttacaaaacaaaacttcaactctagaactgaagttcgccagttacaaaacaaaaacttcagctctagagcagAACTTCAGGTCCGCCTACTAGAAATGCTGAAGTTTTaggccagttacaaaacaaaacttcagctctagaactgaagttcgccagttacaaaacaaaaacttcagctctagagctgaacttcaggtcCGCCTACTAGAAAtgttgaagttttgcgtgattgcttTTGCTACTTCAGtctcgtatgctgaagttatgcgaaaaagcaggtacgcttgcaatttttttttgcaaagcggccataagttaaaacgtgacacagaAAGCGGGTATAGATACAAATGCCCCAAGTGAGGTGCCAAAAAATTAAGCGAGGTCTTTGCATGAAATATTAAGAGAACTTTAGGCCAATAACTAATCCATATTCATACCCTTCCCATCCAATTACATAAGGGATTTTTACCTACATACAcactatttaaaattttattacgaaaaatgttcatgttttggtatttatccgacctaaacacattttagttataaaatatatacaatccaccttaaaaggctctcaaTCTATTATTTGTACCTTCAATCAACTGATTTAGTTAcaccattttccttttttctctcatctttcccCTCTTCTCTCCAAACAAGTGCAATTTAGATTATTTTATTACTGGGTATGCTTCATTCATATATATGAACAACATCCGAAACGACAAAAACCGGTAAAGAAAGTGAAATTAAAGGCAACATCAAGTTAGACAAATTCGATACATTGTCAAGCTAATCCAACATCAAACATTCAATAATACTCAAATGGATGccaaatttttatacaaattttatataatatgtcttttgtatattttgtatctgatttatacataataaaaataaatttcatataattaataatatattatacaatttatttacaatttatctacaactttcatgcatTATTTCTACGCAactatatacaactacaataacataccacttaaatataatttttatacaatattattcaactttcatacaatatttaaataaaaaaacatatataaacaacaaaatacaatttttctacaattttattaTAACTTTACTAAATTTCTActgtataatgtatgtcatgtcttcttcgtcttcgagtttcaatctgaaattcaaccaaaatcaagtctaatcttcatcaaaacaccttcaaaattgagatataaactccaaataatattctcaattatttgcaacaacattcaatccaaacaaataatggtttttgaaaatccaaattcgaattcaaagcttcaaagttttttaatggttgtaaatggtggaattgttgctctcttttcctttgctttacattactggaattaggattgagagatagagagagacgtagagagaattcccaattgtttgcaacaacacccaatttaaacaaataaatatattttgaaaacccaaattcaaattcaaaacttCAAAGCGTAGGCTGTCAATTGTGAAATTGATAGTCTCTTTTTCTTTGCTCTATATTACTAGAACTAGGGATTgagagacgtagagagagagagagagacggagagagagagagagcatgagggagagagaataaggatgggaaataattgattcctaatataaagggatactcatttaattcctaaagtgtatataattggtaaatttgtaTATAGGAGGTAATTAAATTAAAGCTTGAGTAGGGAAGGTAATAAAATTTTCAATAGTGTATAGTTATGTAAAATATATCCTAGTTGGAATTAAATCACTCTTCTGAAGTAGCTTGATACCTCCTAGCTAGCTATCTTAAGTATTATTGAACTTTTTAAACTAATAGACAATTCAGACTTTCATGTATGAATCAGGACATGTTTCCTTTCCTAATTATATGAGCTATTATTGTACATTCTTCTTTGTCCCCGGCTTAGATAACAATTGGATTGTGGTTGTAGAAATAAAAGCGGCAAAGTTTGGAATTCTCCTAAGGGCgttcaaaattttatatttataaataaaaaattatatttgacctatacatataatatattcAGAATAAGATAACATTTCGAATCAATATAATTGATatattattgaaaatatttaGCAATATGACGGAACATGATTGAATAATCTTGATCAAACTGAATTGAACGGAATTCTTGGAGCAACCGTAAAGTTCTCTCTGTGTTACACCCTGCagtattacgatgatgttacactccgcagtattatattacgatgatgatATGCTccgcaatattatattacgacgatgttatacCCTATAATATTGTACGATGAATTTGTCGTGGGATAATTGACAttagttcaaggacaagattatttggagattacaagtattatgctatttcaagcaagtgataagtaaattcgtgaaggtgagaggggtaagcgaatcgaagaaaatgagttctgtcgaagtttgacattttgagatgaaatacggtctgagctataatatctgatatttatgaattagtgccacacaagataccacatgactatgatagtaaagtatattatagtaagatatataaagtgtgttaaaagtgaatagtattttaagtaatttgagataactcTTAATATGTAAATAATTAGGTAATAATTTTTAGTAGGAGATCAATTAAAAGATTGGATAAGGCCTACAAGACCCAACGTGACAGCACCCCCCATTTCAATTTAGTGACTCTTAAAGTTCCTACATAGGTGTCACACTTAGAAGATTAGGTGGATTAGTAATCTAATAAATGGGTCACGCCTACTAAGAGTTTTCCTACACTAGTAAGGTGTTTCATTTACGTAATAACTAAGATCAGGAATCCAGGGAGGAATTCATGAGAGATTTTCCTCAAAATCCAATTATTAGGTTTCCTCTTGAATTTCTTTGGGGAATGCTACAAGTAATTGAAATGGAAACAATTATGCATTGAGGAATACTTGTTTCATTATATAAATGTCGTAAGATTGCAATTGTCAATGCTCTGGTCATGATTTGATATTGCAAAGTTGTATTCTGGAGGTGGGATTACATGGAAACTGTTAAATTTTTGCTACAACATAAATGACATTGTTTGTTGATTCCATGCCAATGGGATAAACCATGAATTGCAAATTCTAGAAAAGcgcggtacaatctttctcaagaatatcatacgaattttttcctaaTTCGATCTGTCGTTAcgtattttatcacaaaagacgggtgttagaggaattgttaaGAGAatagtatgttaaggctaatctttccttattttggcatgatccaagtaacgatacgtgaacgtaatgctattccataaatggttctactcttagcagttaa is from Nicotiana tabacum cultivar K326 chromosome 18, ASM71507v2, whole genome shotgun sequence and encodes:
- the LOC142172839 gene encoding LOW QUALITY PROTEIN: chitinase 2-like (The sequence of the model RefSeq protein was modified relative to this genomic sequence to represent the inferred CDS: inserted 2 bases in 1 codon), which encodes MEFSKILISICAFQALVLFLSPIHATPGNSNIFREYIGAEFKNVKFTDVPIXTNVDFHFILSFAIDYTPSASPTNGQFNIFWDTDNLTPSSVSSIKTQHSNVKVALSLGGDSVGGSSAYFNPSSVDSWVSNAVSSLSDIIKQYNLDGIDIDYEHFQADPDTFTECIGRLITTLKNNGVISFASIAPFDDDEVQSHYQALWKSYGHIIDYVNFQFYAYDEGTTVSQFMNYFATQRSNYEGGKMLASFSTDGSGGLSPDNGFFTACSKLKSKGELAGIFVWSADDSKSNGFKYEKQSQALLAISH